The region GCAGACAACTCCGCCTTCGATGAGTCAACCCACCCAGCGCCAAAGTTGAAAAAGATCTGGGAAGTTTTTCAGCTGGTGATGGAAAACTTCCGCAACACTTATGTGCCCCAGAGGGACATAAGTGTGGATGAAAGCTTGATGGCGTACAAAGGCCGACTGTCCTGGATACAATACATCGCGTCCAAGAGGGCCCGGTTTGGAGTGAAGTCCTACATGTTATGCGAGGCATCAACGGGCTACATCTGGAACAGCATACTGTACACCGggaaagggacacaatttaacCCTGCTTTCAGCAGCTACGGGGTGGCGACTTCATCCGTGCTATCTTTGGTGGAGCCCTTGTTGAATAAGGGGTACTGTGTCATCACAGATAATTTTTACAGTTCACCTGAACTTTTTGAAATACTCATCAGGAACAAAACTGATGCCTACGGCACCGTTCGTCCTAACCGGCGAGAAATGCCTACTGCCTTCGCCAAGCAAAAGCTAAAATCTGGGGACATTGTGGCTTGGCAGAAGGGAAAAATGTTGGCACTCCGCTGGCGTGACAAGAAGGACGTGTGTACGCTCAGCACTGTCCATGATGCTTCATCTGCCACCACCACAACGCGAGGAGGGAAAGTCCTGGACAAGCCACAAGTCATCCTGGACTACAACCATACAATGGGTGGGGTGGACCGAGCTGACCAGGCGATGACATACTACCCCGCAGTgcgcaaacaacaaaaaaaatactacaaaaaATTTTTTCGGCATCTGCTGGAACAATCTCTGTGGAATGCGTTCATTTTGTATAAGCAACGCAGTGACAGGCCAGGAACACATTCCGACTTTATATGGAAAATGTGCGAAAGCATATGTCTGAAGTATCAGACTTCATCAGCAGATGTGCGAATTGGGCGCCGTGCATCATATGTTGTCAACCCTGAGCGCCTCACTGGCCGCCACTTTTCAGACTATATTCCACCCACTCCAAAAAAAGCTGCTCCAACTAGGatgtgcgttgtttgctgcagcaAGACGGATAGCAAGGGTAAGAAAGTCCGCAAAGAAACCCGTCTCTACTGCCCGGACTGTAATGTCGCCCTGTGTGCTGTTCCATGTTTTAAAATCtaccacacacgggaggtgtattagttatacactgtactgcatgtacatactgtatatataatctgctgcttctttgtacTGTTTTGCtatttcagtttattgataaatttaattttttcagcaaatttgtgttacagtcttttatttatatgcaggatATCTtacaggcctttattctgatatattttggtgagttaagacttaataATTGgatgcctaaaattcttgaaaaaaatgtaccgcttttgactcataattccagacagaaatgaaccgccaggagggttaaggacacctgtcttaactagtcacctgtataaaagacacctgtccacagaatcagtcaatcaagcagactccaaactctccaacatgggaaagaccaaagagctgtccaaggatgtcagagacaaaattgtagacctgcacaaggctggaatgggctacaaaaccattagcaagaagctgggagagaaagtgacaactgttggtgcgattgttcgaaaatggaaggagcacaaaatgaccatcaatcgacctcgctctggggctccacgcaagatctcacctcgtggggtgtcaatggttctgagaaaggtgaaaaagcatcctagaactacacgggaggagttagtgaatgacctcaaattagcagggaccacagtcaccaagaaaaccattggaaacacattacaccgcaatggattaaaatcctgcagggctcgcaaggtccccctgctcaagaaggcacatgtgcaggcccgtctgaagtttgccaatgaacacctgaatgattctgtgagtgactgggagaaggtgctgtggtctgatgagaccaaaatagagctctttggcattaactcaactcgctgtgtttggaggaagaaaaatgctgcctatgacccccaaaacaccgtccccaccgtcaagcatgggggtggaaacattttgctttgggggtgtttttctgctaagggcacaggacaacttaatcgcattaacgggaaaatggacggagccatgtatcgtgaaatcctgaacgacaacctccttccctctgccaggaaactgaaaatgggtcgcggatgggtgttccagcacgacaatgacccaaaacatacagcaaaggcaacaaaggagtggctcaagaagaagcacattaaggtcatggagtggcctagtcagtctctggaccttaatccaatagaaaacctatggagggagctcaagctcagagttgcacagagacagcctcgaaaccttagggatttaaggttgatctgcaaagaggagtggaccaacattcctcctaaaatgtgtgcaaacttggtcatcaattacaagaaacgtttgacctctgtgcttgcaaacaagggtttttccactaagtattacgtTTTTtactgttagagggttcaaaaacttatttcactcaatgaaatgcaaatcagttgctatcttttattgaaggttatttttcgattttccttttgatgtgctatctgccactgttaaaataaagctaccattgaaatgatactgttctgagacttttcatttctttgtcattagacaaacttacaaaatcagtgagggatcaaataattatttcctctactgtatagagtgcttggggtgggggggggggggggggtgggggggggggcaatgtaaagcttgcactggggcccatagcttcttagctacgccattgcAGATGTGTATTTCATATATAGCATTTGCTGATGTGCAGCATGTaaaatgtaaaaggacatttctatTCCTATTATAAACATGTCACAGTTGCGTTTATAGTCCCTCGTTGCCTGCAGAGGCAATAATATTGTTTGTGACAAGATAAAGAAACACCAGCTTCGCAGCCAATTGACCTTGGAAATGATTATCAAACAGTTCTAAAGtatgatttttattttcaggaagCTCTATGTAAAGCAGCTTGCAAACAATGCCAGGCTGCATTCTAAAGATATGTATTTCCAATTCTGCTGGATTTAAATAACAGGTTTCTCTgcaagcaggcccagatttacctcacaggagcctataggcacagatgtcctggactcctggcaccctagacttcacccccatgaacctacaaacccactCCAAACTAGCATTTAGTTTAAAGGaaatgtaaagtaaaaaaaaccccaaaaagccgtttcttgcagccccctgcaatcATCCTGTGCCTAAGCAGTCCTTCCGCGTTGAACCCCTCAAAGCATTGTTCATATCACAACCATATTTTGCATTGCTCCTGGCTGTGGTTGCACGATCTAGGACTTGCACAGCAGCTGGGCCAGTGCCTGCGCACTACTGCACGACTCACTCGCTGACCCAGTCACACAGAAGAGGCTGCAAGGGGACATTTAGGTGACAAAGGAGGGAGACGCttatggctctggtatcctttaaagtgtacctaaaatgGTACACTgggccttatttatacttacctggggtttccctccAGCACCATGAGGAACGTggcctcccttgccgtcctcttcGGCCCCTCCGTTCTGCCGCTATAACTCCTGGTAATCCGGTCAGTCGCTGCCAGTCGTagacttctgtgcatgcgcgtggtactactgcacaggcacagaatgctcatcTGTAGGAGCGCAAAAAGgacaaactgcgcatgcgcaaatcGGTACGGCTGGACAGATTACTGGGAGGCGTAGCACAAG is a window of Hyperolius riggenbachi isolate aHypRig1 chromosome 6, aHypRig1.pri, whole genome shotgun sequence DNA encoding:
- the LOC137522044 gene encoding piggyBac transposable element-derived protein 4-like, which encodes MASSSKRLTAEALMQFEDSDPDLQSLEDSSDSDAPGNLSSDSDSDSITSDTEEVSDARVWCPVNTTQAPPPPPRFPFTGEPGLKVECDHCPLAYLQLFFSDAVIDKIVVETNRYAAQEISAPRGPFSRSRMWEPITKEDLWLFLGLIILQGVVGKPLQKWYWSTNKIIATPFFGTVMSEYRFGLIMKFLHFADNSAFDESTHPAPKLKKIWEVFQLVMENFRNTYVPQRDISVDESLMAYKGRLSWIQYIASKRARFGVKSYMLCEASTGYIWNSILYTGKGTQFNPAFSSYGVATSSVLSLVEPLLNKGYCVITDNFYSSPELFEILIRNKTDAYGTVRPNRREMPTAFAKQKLKSGDIVAWQKGKMLALRWRDKKDVCTLSTVHDASSATTTTRGGKVLDKPQVILDYNHTMGGVDRADQAMTYYPAVRKQQKKYYKKFFRHLLEQSLWNAFILYKQRSDRPGTHSDFIWKMCESICLKYQTSSADVRIGRRASYVVNPERLTGRHFSDYIPPTPKKAAPTRMCVVCCSKTDSKGKKVRKETRLYCPDCNVALCAVPCFKIYHTREVY